The DNA region ACTCCCAATGGCTTCTGATGATGCCTCTATTAACGATCATTTAGCTTTAATTAAAGAAAACGGCCCTAGAATCGAGTCGACCTTAAACTACATGCGTGAAAACTTTGACAACCACCCTTGCGTATTAATAGCACATAGCTTGGGTGGCATTATGGCAACAAATTTTCTAGCCCAACAAGACAAAAAAGCCTGTGATGCTCTTGTACTAATTGGCTTACCCACCTTGGCCTCTGACTTACCAGAAGCTCAAGCAACTGAACATTTAAGGGACTTATCCATCCCTGTTCTCGACATCTTTGGCAGCCAAGACCTTGATAATGTAAAAAAAACCGCTCCTATGCGAAAATTAGCGCTGGTTAAGAGCAACCCTCTTAACCGTCAAGTTGAAATCTCAGGTGCCGACCATCTCTTTACTGGTTTAAATGACACCTTGGTTTTATCGATACATAATTGGCTTATACACGTTTTTAAACACCCTCTTCAATCACAATAAAAAAGGAATACTCATGATCTCTCTAGCAATTAGTCTGCACGCTTTATCTTCTGTTATTTGGGTAGGCGGAATGTTTTTCGCTTACCTTGTTTTACGCCCCAGTATTGCCACCCAACTTGATTCGCCTCAACAACTCAGCTTGTGGTCCACTGTGTTTGCCAAATTCTTCCCTTGGGTCTGGGTTTGCGCTGTACTACTACTTGGCACAGGTTTTTGGCTTATTTTTAATAAATTTGGCGGCATGAAATATGTTGCACCCTATGTTCACCTCATGATGAGCATGGGTATCATTATGGTGCTTATTTTTATGCATATCTTCTTTGCACCTACACGTAAATTAAAACGCGCCGTTACTGAACAGAACTGGGAAGGCGCGGCTAAAAGCCTAGGACAAATTCGTCTGTTAATTGCCATCAACCTTATCATTGGGCTGAGTGTTATCGTTATTGCTACCGCTGGCCGATACATGGTTGGTTAACGCGGACCTTTTGAGCAAAACCCTATCAATTAAAAAAACAGCCTGTCTTATGAACAAAAGTTTAGTCACCAATTTATTGGCAGTTGGCATTATTATCGCTAGTTTTTTTACCCCGCTATACACTGAGAATATTAGAGCCATTGGTGTCTTCGCGCTTTCTGGCGCAGTTACCAATTGGATTGCGGTTCATATGCTTTTCGAAAAAGTACCTTTTCTATATGGCTCTGGCATTATTCCTGCTCATTTCGAAGAGTTCAAACGCGGCATTCAAGACCTGATCATGCGGCAATTTTTTACGCAGGAAAATATACAACGTTTTCTACAGCGTGAAGAAGATGCCGCCCAACAGCTGTTTAATGTTGAACCACTTCTTGATCGGCTTGATTATGACCAACTCTTTCAAGGACTGGTTGATGCGATTGCCGAGTCATCCTTTGGCAGCATGCTAGCCATGGTTGGTGGCGTTGCTGCGCTCGACCCTTTGAAAGAACCTGTGTGTAAAAAGATTCGCTTAACACTTGCACAGATGACCCAAAGCCCAGCATTTATCGACGCCATACATGAAGGCATTAATGCTCAGCAAATCAGCGGTGATTTAATCGATGACATTGAGGCTATTGTCGAAAAAAGACTAGATGAATTGACACCCGATATGGTCAAAATCATTATCCAGCAAATGATTAAAGAACATTTGGGTTGGTTAGTGGTATGGGGCGGCGTTTTTGGCGCGATGATCGGTTTTGTGTTTAGCCTTTTATAACAAACCGGTCACACCAATAATAGGTTACTCAGCAACCCGTAATACTAACGCTACGCGCCTATTTTTACTGCGCCCCTCGTCCTTTATATTGCTAGCTATCGGCCGAGTATCTGCATAACCAATAGCGCTTAATCGTTGTGGAGCAATACCACGACCGATTAAATACCGCGTGACACTCGTCGCTCTTGCAGATGATAACTCCCAATTTGATAAGAACCTTGGCGTAGAAATCGGCTGATTATCTGTATGACCTTCCACCAGAATATGCCAAGGGCGCTGCTTTAACATCAGCGCTATTTCATCTAGCACCCGCTCACCAGAGCGGCTTAACGTAGCATCTGCAGGGAAAAATAAAATACTATCGCTCATCGCCAGCTTAATAATATTTTGCTCTTCTACCACGCTCACCCGGTCTTTTAAATGACTAAGGTAAACCTGATCTAAAAAGGCACCGTTATCAACAGAGGGAGATATTTGCATGGCTTTAGCTGCCCGAGACTTTTCCTCTGCCGACTGAATGCCTTGTTGTTGATACCCGAGCAGCAAAACAAACAGTGTCACCATTAATAGCAATAGATCAATATAACTTACCGCCCACGACTCATTGTCCTCTACTGGAAGCAGCGTTTCACTAGACTGTGACCTTCGTTCAATCGACATGAGAGGCCATTAAAGGTAATAATTTAGACAGTCTACTTTTAGTGGTGGCTCTTTTTGTTTCAGGTTTTGTGTCTGCTGGTATTCCGTGTGCTTCTAACATGTCACGAATCACAAAAGGGTGTTTCTTTTGATACACCATCACCAAGCCTTCTAACAATACATTAAGGTGCGCGGCATGCTCTGCCGTAACTTTTTCCAATTTAATCGCCAGTGGCTTACATACCAAATTAGCAACAACCAAACCATATAATGTTGTCAGCAGAGCAAACCCCATTGTGACACCGACTTCATCCAAGCCTACATCGCCCAAACCATAAAGCATATGTATCATACCCAGTAAGGTTCCTAGCATCCCAAACGCAGGGGCATAACTCGACATTAAACGTAAAATCTGTGACTTTTCCTGATTGACTACTAGCAAACGAGCTCGCTCTTTTCGCAGGATAGTATCAATATCTTCTAACGAGGTTCTATCAAGAATAAGCTGGACGCCTTTCCTTAATAACGGCTGTTGCGCCAATTTAATTTCTTGCTCTAGCACTCGCAGTTGAGAGGAGCGATACAACTGCGCACAACGGAGCAATTGTTTAAACTCCGCACGCCCTTGAAACGCTTTTTCTTTCCCTTGAATAATATCAGGCAATTCGCGTAACAACTGCACTACTTTATGTTTCGGTTTGCTAAGCATCACAGCACATAAAGTACCACCTAACACTACCAGCAACCCAGGGACATTGATCAACGCAAACAAATGGCTAGGGGAAATCAACACAACTACCGAACCTAACAACATCAACAGCGTTACATTAAAAACCGACAAAAATCGCATCATCTAACCCTTTATTTATTAATCTTAATAAAAACAAAGCAATTGATATGCCTATTTATTTATTACATTAAAAAACAACTAGTTAGGAATTTTATTTACTTAAATAACTTATTTTATCTAGAGCAAAGAATATAGTCGCGGCAGCCGTTTGCCGGCCAGGCAATACTAATCGCGGAAATTCTTAAACTGTAATGGAATACCTAAGTCTTCCGCTTTTAATAAAGCCATTACCGCTTGTAACTCATCGCGCTTCTTACCCGTTACACGAACTTGTTCCTTTTGAATTTGCGCTTGGACTTTTAATTTTTTTTCTTTAATTAACTTGGTTATTTTCTTAGCCGATTCGCTATCCAAGCCTTCTTTGATAATCACTTTTTGGCGCACCCTTAAGCCTGATTCTTCGGCCTTCTGTACGTCCATACAGTCAACATCAACACCCCGACGAGATAATTTTATGCGAAAAATATCCAGCATCTGACCCAATTGAAATGTTGATTCACCACTTAGAACAACCTCATGTTGAGCTAATTCAAAAGAGGCATCAGTCCCTTTAAAATCAAAACGCGTACTCACTTCTTTGTTTGCCTGATCAACCGCATTGGTTAATTCGTGTGTATCGACTTCTGAAACCACATCAAATGATGGCATAGCACCTCCTGTTCATTGGATTAAAATACATTTAATTTTAACGAGTAGAGTCGTAGAACAACAGTTTTTTATCGCCCCACAAAGGCGCTAGCTTGAAAACACCTTTAATTGCAGTTCATCCAATATCGACAGCAATTCATCTTTGATCTCACGAAGTTCTGCACACTTTTCTTTTGCTTCTTGCTTATAATGCGCTTTATACAATTGTATAACTTGGTCGCCTACGCTGTGTAAACGCCGATGCAGCTTGTCTATAACTCCAAAGTTAGCTAAGTGACCATACTGCTTTAACCCATCTGAATGATACCAAGCCCCAAAACGGCACCTATTTTCATCACTTAGTCGCGCTTTTTCAGCAGCTAATGTTTCGTCTTCAATTGGGTTCAGTACATTATTAACCCATTCACGAATGTCGTACTGCGCTACCAATAACGGAAACACCTTGAGATCCCATTCCGTTTCTGACCAAACGTTCCATCTCGCATCGGGTGTGAATTTTTCTGACCAAGCCATTACCGCTTCTGCCGGCATTGCCTTTGCGATCCCATCCCCTTGCGCAACATCACAGCCTAAACGCATCAAGAGCCCTCCCTGCTCAGCGGTTTCGACACCCTCTGCTAGCACCTCTCGTTCAAATGTCGTCGCTAAGCTTATAATCGCCTGCACAAGCGCCAGATCTTCTTTATCATCCAAAATATCACTTACAAATGATTGGTCTATTTTTAGCCTATCGGCAGGTAATCGCTTTAAGTAACCTAACGATGAGTACCCTGTACCGAAATCATCCAACGCAAAACGCACACCTAAGCCTTTACAGTTGTTAATAGCTGCCTGTACGTGTTGAATATCCCCCAGCGCTGCCGACTCTAGTATTTCTATTTCAAACTTATTTGGCTCCACATTGGCGTATTGTTTTAAGCTATCTCTCAATCGTCTATAAAAACTAGGCAAATGAAAATGTTTTGCTGCAATATTGACGCTCACCGTCCACTGCTTACCCTGCTTTTGCCAAACCGATAGTTGCTCTAATGCTGATGCTATCACCCATTCGCCCAAGCTGATGATTAACTCATGCTGCTCGATGATTGGCAAAAATTCCATTGGTAGTATCAGGCCTTTTTCAGGGTGTCGCCATCGTAGCAAACCCTCCATACCAACAACCTCAGCGGTTCTCATATTTACTTGGGGTTGATAATGCAGCTCAAACTCACCAGCCGCTAGTGCGCGCTCAATTCGCTTAATAACTTTTTCAGAATCATGCGCTTTTTGGTTCTGCTCCACATCAAACCAATGAATTCTATTTCGGCCTGATTGTTTAGCGTCATACATCGCCTGATCAGCTTGTCGCAATAACGTATCAGCATTTACTTTTTCACCCGAATAGTTTGCCACGCCAATACTGCAAGAGATTTCTATGGTTTTATTATCAATCCGATAAGGCGCAGACACCGCAGCTTTTAAACGATACAAGGCTTGCACTAACGCTGGTTTTTGACTTACCTCACCGATCAAAATAACAAATTCATCACCACCTAACCGGGCAACAGTATCCTCCTGGCGAAGTTGTTTTTTCAGACGGCTTGCCACTTCAATTAATAGTTTATCCCCTACTTCATGGCCATAGGTATCATTGACCGGCTTAAACTCATCTAGATCCATCATACAAACAGCCAAATTAGTACCATGTCTCGATGCCAAATGAAGCGCCTGCTCAAAACGGTCTGTTAACAGGGCCCTATTAGGCAAACGCGTCAACATATCGTGCGTTGCATGCCATATCATTTCTTCACTGTAAGCTGAATGCTCGGTTGTATCGACGAGTGTAATGACACACCCCGTAGTAAACTCACCTGCCCCCTCTAGAGTAGACATCTTCCCATGCACAGGGACCCGTTGACCGCCTTTCGTCACAAGCATGACATGACGAGGGAGCTGTTCAACACTATTAAACGATCTATCTTCATCGCTAGAGTAATAACTCAGCAACGTATTCGAGGCTTTTTTTACTAAACAAACCACACGTTTAACCGGCACGCCTATCGCTTCTGAGTAATTCCAACCGGTCAATTGACAGGCCGCCTCATTTATATACGTCACCAGACCATTTTGTGATGCCGTTATGACTGCGTTATCGACGTGCTTCAACGTTAATTCGACGTGTTCTTTTTCAACCTGAAGCGCATTTTGCCAGCGCTGCTGGTGTGATAAGTCAACCAGCGTCACCTGATACAAGGTTTGGTCGGACAAATCTAACAAGCTCATCACCATTTCCACAGGGAACTCGTCATCGCTATCAAATCTTTTACAGATGCATTGAATATTTGCACTACCTTTTGAACTAGCCTCTTGCAGTAAATGGCTAAAAAGTTCTTTTGAAGCAACCCCATTCGGTTGACAGTCTGGCGCCAGCGAAAACAAATGAAGACCCAGTAACACATCTCGAGAAGCTGCATTAAACATCTGCAGCGTGGCCTTATTTAATTCAATCAAGCCGTCATCCCCGTACACCATCATGGGGTTAAGGTTTAAATCAAACAATTGCTGATAATGACGAACATCATCGCTAAAGTATTGCGCCCCTCTCGTTGGTATTGATTGCAGATTGATATTTTGTTCATCCATAAACGTTAAACCCTTAGCCATTCCATGGCGAAGCCTTATATATTTAGTGTATTGTCAATTGAATATAGCTCAAACATTAAAAAGCTCAAGCTGCCTTTCGAAGGTCTCTGATGGTATCGTAAGCTTCTGTGATTTGCTGCGTCTTTTCTTTTGCTATCTTCATCATCTCATCAGGTAAGCCTTTTGATACCAATTTATCGGGATGATGTTGGCTAATTAAGCGTCGATACGCTTTTTTTACTTCCGCATCGCTTGCAGACTCACTCACTCCCAGAATAGCGTAGGCCTCTTCTGGTGTTGATCGGCTTTGTTGATGCGCGCCCCGTCGTTGACTCGCTCCCAACATACGCTTTAGCTGCTCATATGCAAACTGAGGAATACCTAAACGTCCACAAATATGCGCTAATATTTGATCTTCCGCATCATCTAGCTCTCCGTCTGCATAAGCTGCTTGAAGCTGCACTTCAATAAACATGCGAATTAAGTTCTTTTGCCGCTGGCATGCCTGTTTAAATTCATCCAGCTCGGCATCTAAATTAAACTCAGGGGCTTTTCCGCGATTAAATTCATTAACAGCCTCTTTTTTCATCGCCGCGGATAGCTCCATTTGAGCCATTACCTGCTGAGCCATTTGAATTTCTTCTTTGGACACCTGCCCATCCGCTTTAGCAAGGTGCCCCATGATCGCGAATGTAGATTTAAAAAATATCTTTTTTGTTCGTTGCTGGCGCTCTGGATCAAATGGATTCTGTGCCATACCTGTATCAAATTTATGACCAATATAGACGCCCAGTAGCGCACCTAAAGCACCAAACGTCATATAACCAAAAACAGCGCCTAATAATTTACCCGTCCATCTCATCGTTTCACACCTTTTACTTGCAAAATTCTTAATAAAATTAGATCATTAGCAGCTTTTTTACTAAGCATACTAAATCAAATGACTATTCCAGCTTCCTTACTCGATGCCAACCTAAACAGCCTGCCACTTATCCATAAAGGAAAAGTTCGCGACATTTATGATATTGATGATAAGCACATGTTAATTGTTACCACCGATCGTTTATCTGCGTTTGACGTTATTCTACCCGATCCTATTCCTGGCAAGGGGATTGTGCTAAACGAAGTCTCCAATTTTTGGTTTGAAAAATTAGCCCACCTAATCCCTAATCAATTATCTAAATTAACACTTAATCAAGTATTAGATGATGAGAAAGACTGCCAGCGCCTTGAAAAACGTGGGATCATCGTAAAGAAACTAAAACCACTACCTATTGAAGCTATCGTTCGTGGCTACCTAATAGGTTCTGGTTGGAAAGACTATCAAAAGTCAGGACAGGTATGCGGTATTCAATTACCTGAAAATTTACAACAAGCCTCACAACTCTCTGAGCCGCTTTACACACCTTCAACTAAAGCAGCAGTTGGCGATCACGATGAAAACATTTCTTACGCAGAGACTATTCAACTATTAGGTGAAGATTTAGCGAAGCAAGTGCGTGATATCAGCTTAACCTTATATAAAACGGCTGCTCAATACGCCTTAGAACGTAATATTATTATCGCTGATACTAAATTTGAATTTGGTTTAGATAACAATGGCGTGCTACACCTTATTGATGAAGTGTTAACACCTGACTCATCACGTTTTTGGGATGCAAAAGAATATAAAGTGGGCACAAGTCCTGCTAGCTTTGACAAGCAGATCGTTCGTGACTACCTAGAAACCTTAGATTGGGATAAAACAAACCCAGGGCCTACCTTACCAGCGGAAATCGCAAATAAAACAGCGGCTAAATACCGCGAAGCACAAACACTATTAACTGAGTAAGGTTTCTTTCAAATACAAAAAAGGGCGCTTAAGCGCCCTTTTTTGTACCACTTAAATATGTCGTTTATTTATTAGTAAACTCTGGATATGCTTCCATACCACATTCACTAAGGTCAACACCTTCATATTCTTCTTCAGCTGAAACACGAATACCCATTACAGCTTTCAACACACCCCAAACCACAAGGCTTGCAACAAACACCCAAACAAAAATAGTTGCCGCACCGATCAACTGACCAGAAAAGCTTGAACCATCGTTTGTTAACGGCACCAATAATAGTCCTAATAGGCCACAAGTACCGTGTACTGAGATAGCACCTACAGGATCATCTATTTTTAATCGATCAAGTGTCACAATTGATAAGACAACCAAAACACCGCCAGCTGCACCAAATAAAGTAGCTTGCAACGCAGTCGGTGTTGAAGGCTCAGCAGTAATCGCAACAAGTCCTGCTAATGCACCGTTTAATAACATCGTTAAATCAGCTTTACCAAACATTATTCTGGCCATGATTAATGACGCCATCGCACCACCAGCGGCCGCAGCATTCGTGTTTAAAAACACCATCGCTACGGAATTAGCACTCGCGATATCACCTAGCTTCAACACAGAACCACCGTTAAAGCCAAACCAGCCCATCCATAAAATAAATGTACCTAATGTAGCTAGGGGTAAGTTTGCTCCGGGAATAGGGTGAATTTCACCATTAGCTCCATATTTTCCTTTACGAGCACCCAGCAATAAAACACCTGCTAACGCTGCAGCTGCACCAGCCATATGTACAATGCCTGATCCTGCAAAATCTGAAAAGCCAAGGTCGCCTAGGTTATACATGCCAAAGACATCTGCACCGTTCCATGTCCATGAACCTTCCATAGGATAAATCACGCCTGTCATCACGACAGCAAAGGCCAAGAATGCCCATAACTTCATACGTTCAGCAACCGCACCTGAAACGATCGACATTGCTGTAGCAACGAACACCACTTGGAAGAAAAAGTCTGAGGCATTTGAATATACAGAACCGCCATCAAACCCGGCTTCTTTTGATTCTGCTAAAACAGTAGCTGTCAAAGCATCGGCAGTTGCAGCGCCGTCTAGCTCAATACCACTTAACATGGCACCGCCACCATACATAATTTCATAGCCATACACTAAATACATAATGCATGAAACAGCAAATAACGCTACGTTCTTAGTTAAAATTTCTGCTGTATTTTTTGAACGAACAAGACCTGCCTCTAACATTGAAAAGCCAGCTGCCATCCACATAACAAGCGCACCACACATTAAGAAATAAAACGTATCTAGCGCATATTGTAACTCTAGTATTTGATCCACGTTGAGATCCTCCAATTATTTAAATTAAAGCGCTTCAGCGCCAGTTTCACCAGTACGGATACGAACAACTTTTTCAAGCTCAGTTATGAAAATTTTGCCGTCTCCAATTTTTCCAGTGTTTGCCGCTTTAATAATTGAATCGACTGCTTCCTCAACTTGCTCATCTGACAAGGCAATCTCAACTTTTACTTTAGGCAAAAAGTCCACAACATACTCAGAACCACGATAGAGTTCCGTATGACCCTTTTGGCGACCGAAACCTTTAACTTCAGTGACGGTAATGCCGGAAACCCCAATATCAGATAACGCTTCGCGAACATCATCTAATTTAAAAGGCTTTAATACAGCTGTTACTAGTTTCATTATTGTTCCTCTTTTCTTTGATGTCTTATTGACGGGGATAATAATGCATAGGGCATGCCATATTTAAAAAAACGTTAATATTCAAATAGTTAAATGATAAAAAGCCGAGCGAGGAAAACTCTAAAATCAAATATTGCCCCATATTAGTGCAGCCAATGAACCAGCTATAACCAGTTTATTATTTACGTTGGGCATAAAAAAACACCCCTCAAGGAGGGGTGTTTTTAAACTGCTTAACTCATTACCCGTTAGGGTAAAACAAGTTAAATAAGCAGAGAAGCTCTGCTTGAACTCAGTCTTATAGAGACTTAGAAACAGTTAATACATATGCAGCATCGTCAGATGCACCACGTGCATCACTTACGTTGTCTGAGTTAGTATCAACATCTGTGTAAGCAACTTCTACATCAACACCCATGTAAGTAGTAGATGCAGCTAATTTCCAATCCCAGTAGTCACTTGAGTCAGCTTGTAAATCATAGTAGCCAACATGAGCAGCAAAAGCGATACCGTTGTACTCGCCAAGATCAAGACCTAGGTCTGTGTAGTTACCTAAACGGTAATCACCAAGGTCATCGCTGCCTAAATCAACACCAAAATACTGAGTCAAAGAAGCAGGACCCATTGAAAGACCTACATAAACTTCCGTGAAATCTGTCTCTGTTCCTGATGTTGGGTATGCGTAATGGATAGCACCAATATCAACACCAACGCCATTGAACTCACCAGCCCAACCAGCATAAACATCAAATTCCATGCTTTCGTCAGAATCAAAATCAACATTTGAACCCCAAACACCAGCATATACGCCATTACCTAAGTCCGCATCAAATCCACCTTGAATCGCTGGTGAACCGTCAGTTTGAGACATACCACGCCAGATATAGTCTGTTGTTAAAGCAACGTTGCCGCTGATTTCGATAGCACTTGCTGCACTTGAAGCAACCAATAAGCCAGCAACTGCAGTTGTTTTTAATAATTTCATTTTCATTCCTTGTTGTTGATAAATTATGATACCGTCCAAGCTTTAAAGTGTTTTTTGCATAAACGGTATTTGTTGTTATTGTAGCACAAATGGCCAAAATCAAGCTTTTTTACTAAAAAAAAAACAACAAAACCGCACTAATTACGGCCTTTTTTGTTTTTCACGCACCTAACCGGTGCATTAACTAAATTTCATATACCCTATATAGCTATGATTAACCCAACTATAATTGAAAGCATTACCCAGTCGCTGATCGACCACTTACCCAACGACCTTGCAAGCATTAAAAGTGAAACCGAAAAAAACTTTAGATCAATTTTGCAACAACAGTTTGCTAAGTTAGACTTAGTTACGCGTGAAGAGTTTGATGTACAAAGTGCTGTGCTTGCGAGAACACGTGAGAAGTTAGATGCGCTTGAACAAACTCTTAATGAATTGACGAAAAACAATAACACCTAAAGCTTCCTCATTAAATCATGCTGTTAAGGAAAGGATTCCACCATGTCACTAGCTACTACTCTAACGCGCAGCTCCACTGGCATTAATGCGCCATTAGTAACCGTTGAAGCGCACCTAGCAAACGGTTTACCCAGCCTAAATATTGTTGGCTTACCTGAGGCGGCTGTTAAAGAAAGTAAAGATCGCGTACGCAGCGCTATTCTCAATTGTCAATTTGAGTTTCCTGCTAAGCGCATCACCATTAACTTAGCACCTGCTGATTTACCCAAAGAAGGCGGGCGATTCGATTTACCCATAGCGCTTTGTATTCTTGCAGCCTCGGGCCAAATACCCAACGACAAACTGCTTGATTATGAGTTTCTTGGCGAATTATCGTTAAGCGGTGAATTAAGAGCCATTAAAGGCGCATTACCCACAGCTATAGCCTGCCAAACAAGCCATCGAACACTCTGCTTACCCACCCATAATCAACACGAAGCAGCGCTCATCTCAAGTGTTGATATTATTGGCGCTCCTCATCTGCTAGCTGTTTGCTCGCACCTTCATGGACAGCAAGAACTACCTCTTTTTAAACCTAAAAATGATGTAACCTCTCCCTCAATAAATAATCTCGACTTTTCAGACGTTCACGGGCAGCAACACACCAAACGCGCACTAGAAATTGCCGCTGCTGGACGCCACAGCCTATTAATGCTTGGTCCCCCAGGAACCGGCAAGTCAATGCTTGCAGCTCGATTACCAAGCATCTTACCGCTACTAAGCGAAGAAGAGGCCATTGAGACCGCCTCAATTTACTCTATTAGTCAGCACAACCTTGATACTCACCAGTGGCGGACGCCTCCTTTTAGATCTCCTCACCATAGCGCTTCATCTGTTGCTTTGGTCGGTGGTGGCAGTTCGCCAAAACCCGGCGAAGTATCGCTCGCGCATCACGGCGTTTTATTTTTAGACGAACTCCCCGAATTTGACCGTAAAGTCTTAGAGGTATTACGCGAACCTATTGAAAATGGAAAAATATCCATCTCCCGCGCTAACCACCAAACAGAATTTCCTGCTCGCTTCCAACTTATCGCCGCGATGAATCCATGCCCTTGCGGTTACCTTGGTGATACTTCTCAACGATGCCAATGTAACCCTGTTCAAATCAGCCGTTATCGAAACAAAATATCCGGCCCCTTGCTCGACAGAATTGATATGCATATTGAGGTACCCCGTATTTCCAGTGAAATGCTACGTAAAGGCACTAACGGAGGTGAGCAAAGTAGTGCACAAATTGCTTTACGGGTGCATCACTCGCAAATAAAAGCACTAAAACGACAAGGTCAACTCAACGAATTATTATCCACTGCACAAATCAAACAACATTGCCAAATAAGCGATGAAGATCATCAGCTACTAGAGCAAGCAATTGAAAAACTGGGTTTATCGCACCGTGCCTATCATCGCATTTTACGTGTCTCGCGAACCATCGCCGATATGGACCATCAAACTAATATTCAACGCCACCACTTAACTGAAGCCTTAAGCTATCGCCGCATGGATAAACGCGTCACATAAAGCGCTGAAAATATCATAAAGAACGAGTAAAATTTGCTCCCAAACTCATCTTTTAAGTCGCCGTGCCCAAACTAAACCCAGAACAACACAAAGCTGTTATCACAACGGACACCCCCTTACTTGTTATTGCAGGTGCTGGCAGCGGAAAAACCCGCGTCATTACCGAAAAAATATCACACCTTATTAGTAACGGTGTTGAAGCCAAACATATTACCGCCGTTACCTTTACCAATAAGGCTGCAAGAGAAATGCGTTCACGTGTTGACAAACTCTGTTCGTCAAAAAAAACAAAAGGCATTCGCATATCAACATTTCACTCCCTAGGTCTTGATATTATTCGCAAGGAGTATCAAACACTTGGCTTTAAAAAGAACATTAGCATTTTAGATGAACAGGATAAATTTAAGGTCCTACAAGATATTTTAGATAATAGCCAACATCAGTTAGATAAAGCTCAAATATCCCCCC from Cycloclasticus pugetii PS-1 includes:
- the glnK gene encoding P-II family nitrogen regulator, giving the protein MKLVTAVLKPFKLDDVREALSDIGVSGITVTEVKGFGRQKGHTELYRGSEYVVDFLPKVKVEIALSDEQVEEAVDSIIKAANTGKIGDGKIFITELEKVVRIRTGETGAEAL
- a CDS encoding phosphoribosylaminoimidazolesuccinocarboxamide synthase codes for the protein MTIPASLLDANLNSLPLIHKGKVRDIYDIDDKHMLIVTTDRLSAFDVILPDPIPGKGIVLNEVSNFWFEKLAHLIPNQLSKLTLNQVLDDEKDCQRLEKRGIIVKKLKPLPIEAIVRGYLIGSGWKDYQKSGQVCGIQLPENLQQASQLSEPLYTPSTKAAVGDHDENISYAETIQLLGEDLAKQVRDISLTLYKTAAQYALERNIIIADTKFEFGLDNNGVLHLIDEVLTPDSSRFWDAKEYKVGTSPASFDKQIVRDYLETLDWDKTNPGPTLPAEIANKTAAKYREAQTLLTE
- a CDS encoding TorF family putative porin, with the protein product MKLLKTTAVAGLLVASSAASAIEISGNVALTTDYIWRGMSQTDGSPAIQGGFDADLGNGVYAGVWGSNVDFDSDESMEFDVYAGWAGEFNGVGVDIGAIHYAYPTSGTETDFTEVYVGLSMGPASLTQYFGVDLGSDDLGDYRLGNYTDLGLDLGEYNGIAFAAHVGYYDLQADSSDYWDWKLAASTTYMGVDVEVAYTDVDTNSDNVSDARGASDDAAYVLTVSKSL
- the djlA gene encoding co-chaperone DjlA, producing the protein MRWTGKLLGAVFGYMTFGALGALLGVYIGHKFDTGMAQNPFDPERQQRTKKIFFKSTFAIMGHLAKADGQVSKEEIQMAQQVMAQMELSAAMKKEAVNEFNRGKAPEFNLDAELDEFKQACQRQKNLIRMFIEVQLQAAYADGELDDAEDQILAHICGRLGIPQFAYEQLKRMLGASQRRGAHQQSRSTPEEAYAILGVSESASDAEVKKAYRRLISQHHPDKLVSKGLPDEMMKIAKEKTQQITEAYDTIRDLRKAA
- a CDS encoding accessory factor UbiK family protein translates to MINPTIIESITQSLIDHLPNDLASIKSETEKNFRSILQQQFAKLDLVTREEFDVQSAVLARTREKLDALEQTLNELTKNNNT
- a CDS encoding YifB family Mg chelatase-like AAA ATPase, with the translated sequence MSLATTLTRSSTGINAPLVTVEAHLANGLPSLNIVGLPEAAVKESKDRVRSAILNCQFEFPAKRITINLAPADLPKEGGRFDLPIALCILAASGQIPNDKLLDYEFLGELSLSGELRAIKGALPTAIACQTSHRTLCLPTHNQHEAALISSVDIIGAPHLLAVCSHLHGQQELPLFKPKNDVTSPSINNLDFSDVHGQQHTKRALEIAAAGRHSLLMLGPPGTGKSMLAARLPSILPLLSEEEAIETASIYSISQHNLDTHQWRTPPFRSPHHSASSVALVGGGSSPKPGEVSLAHHGVLFLDELPEFDRKVLEVLREPIENGKISISRANHQTEFPARFQLIAAMNPCPCGYLGDTSQRCQCNPVQISRYRNKISGPLLDRIDMHIEVPRISSEMLRKGTNGGEQSSAQIALRVHHSQIKALKRQGQLNELLSTAQIKQHCQISDEDHQLLEQAIEKLGLSHRAYHRILRVSRTIADMDHQTNIQRHHLTEALSYRRMDKRVT
- a CDS encoding ammonium transporter, translating into MDQILELQYALDTFYFLMCGALVMWMAAGFSMLEAGLVRSKNTAEILTKNVALFAVSCIMYLVYGYEIMYGGGAMLSGIELDGAATADALTATVLAESKEAGFDGGSVYSNASDFFFQVVFVATAMSIVSGAVAERMKLWAFLAFAVVMTGVIYPMEGSWTWNGADVFGMYNLGDLGFSDFAGSGIVHMAGAAAALAGVLLLGARKGKYGANGEIHPIPGANLPLATLGTFILWMGWFGFNGGSVLKLGDIASANSVAMVFLNTNAAAAGGAMASLIMARIMFGKADLTMLLNGALAGLVAITAEPSTPTALQATLFGAAGGVLVVLSIVTLDRLKIDDPVGAISVHGTCGLLGLLLVPLTNDGSSFSGQLIGAATIFVWVFVASLVVWGVLKAVMGIRVSAEEEYEGVDLSECGMEAYPEFTNK